One Fontisphaera persica DNA window includes the following coding sequences:
- a CDS encoding homospermidine biosynthesis protein has translation MKEKRHSRYREDLSDMPDWLKKKKCPHRDRYLSGKRILPKNLTGKESVEYLVDEVFLAYNSARLKEGCQLFVQKMLEPEVTIGMSLSGALTPAGLGCSCIIPLIKAGFVDWIVSTGAILYHDMHFALNFPVRVGSFKLDDTELRQNDIVRIYDVLIGYSDCLMATDEILRSILIQPEFQKEMGTAELHYLLGRYCAEWERKAGLKDVSVLAAAYRAGVPCYTSSPGDSTIGMNVAGVELRGNKLRINPSIDVNETTAFVLAAKRSGGKSGVVLWGGGSPKNFMLQTEPQIQEVLRIKEYGQDYFFQITDARPDTGGLSGATPSEAVSWGKVDPDRLPDAVVCYTDTTIAMPLFTHYALAKHKPRKLRRLYDQRATMVKALTREYFKHNKVKMLDGSDPVLD, from the coding sequence ATGAAAGAAAAACGCCACAGCCGTTATCGTGAAGACTTGAGCGACATGCCCGACTGGCTCAAGAAAAAGAAATGCCCGCATCGGGACCGCTACCTTTCCGGCAAGCGCATTTTGCCCAAGAACCTCACCGGCAAGGAGTCGGTGGAGTACCTGGTGGACGAAGTGTTTCTGGCCTACAACTCGGCGCGGCTCAAGGAAGGGTGCCAGTTGTTTGTGCAAAAGATGCTCGAGCCGGAGGTGACCATCGGGATGAGCCTCTCGGGGGCGCTCACGCCGGCGGGGCTGGGTTGCTCGTGCATCATCCCGTTGATTAAGGCGGGGTTTGTGGACTGGATTGTGTCCACCGGCGCCATTTTGTACCACGACATGCACTTTGCGCTGAACTTCCCGGTGCGGGTGGGCAGCTTCAAGCTGGACGACACCGAGCTGCGGCAGAATGACATTGTGCGCATTTATGATGTGCTCATCGGCTACAGCGACTGTCTGATGGCCACCGATGAAATTCTGCGTTCCATTCTGATTCAGCCGGAGTTTCAAAAGGAGATGGGCACGGCCGAGCTGCATTATCTGCTGGGCCGGTACTGCGCGGAATGGGAGCGCAAGGCGGGTTTGAAGGACGTGTCGGTGCTGGCGGCGGCGTACCGTGCCGGCGTGCCGTGCTACACCTCCTCGCCGGGCGATTCCACCATCGGCATGAACGTGGCCGGGGTGGAGCTGCGCGGCAACAAGCTGCGCATCAATCCCTCGATTGACGTGAACGAGACCACGGCGTTTGTGCTCGCGGCCAAGCGCTCGGGGGGCAAGAGCGGCGTGGTGTTGTGGGGCGGCGGCAGCCCGAAGAATTTCATGTTGCAGACCGAGCCGCAAATCCAGGAAGTGCTGCGCATCAAAGAATACGGGCAGGATTATTTCTTCCAGATTACGGACGCGCGCCCGGATACCGGCGGGTTGTCCGGCGCCACGCCCAGCGAGGCGGTGAGCTGGGGCAAGGTGGACCCGGACCGGCTGCCCGACGCGGTGGTGTGCTACACGGATACCACCATCGCCATGCCCCTCTTCACACATTACGCGCTGGCCAAGCACAAGCCGCGCAAACTGCGCCGGCTGTATGACCAGCGCGCCACCATGGTGAAGGCGCTCACCCGCGAGTACTTCAAACACAACAAGGTGAAGATGCTCGACGGCAGCGACCCGGTGCTGGATTAG
- a CDS encoding helix-turn-helix domain-containing protein yields MAEQLRTAREARKLTVHDVAEATKIRTDHIRALEEGNYDVFVAPVYIRGFVRSIARLLHLEESAIMADLEAELQQTEKFKEPPPLTNVPRTWVDVLMLQFSRVHWGIVLPVLVGAVLVVAAAWGYRVWWRYKNTDPLAPLKPAMYQPRPDARDLYLPLPSTNPPARPPRGK; encoded by the coding sequence GTGGCTGAACAATTGCGAACCGCGCGCGAAGCCCGCAAGCTGACCGTGCACGATGTGGCGGAGGCCACCAAGATCCGCACGGATCACATCCGCGCGCTGGAAGAGGGTAATTACGACGTCTTTGTGGCGCCGGTGTACATTCGCGGCTTTGTGCGCAGCATCGCCCGGCTCCTGCATTTGGAGGAGTCCGCCATCATGGCCGACCTCGAGGCCGAGCTGCAGCAAACCGAGAAGTTCAAGGAGCCGCCCCCGCTGACCAACGTCCCCCGCACGTGGGTGGATGTGCTGATGCTGCAATTTTCCCGCGTGCACTGGGGCATTGTGCTGCCCGTGCTCGTGGGCGCCGTCCTGGTGGTGGCGGCGGCGTGGGGATACCGGGTCTGGTGGCGCTACAAAAACACCGACCCGCTGGCCCCGCTGAAACCCGCCATGTACCAGCCCCGCCCGGATGCCCGGGATTTGTATTTGCCCTTGCCGTCCACCAACCCCCCGGCCCGGCCGCCCCGCGGCAAATGA